The Dromaius novaehollandiae isolate bDroNov1 chromosome 4, bDroNov1.hap1, whole genome shotgun sequence genome contains the following window.
ctagcagttgatgcaggtcatcatgttgtagtagctttttcaccagtgtaagatgtattccagtgggggtaggtagtaaattctgagtcaatgtataattagatggtAACAACTGTTAAGATCTtaacaggagctgaatgattgaagttgcatcccataattttggtccagttatgaacacaaatatttgagtcactacttgtatttgcagcagtggtgtctatgaatataagactgccaagggttctcatacatgcccgtctctttccagtgtatgcaagtacagttcaacttgaacagccaagtaagaacacagcatggcagtatatggcctgtcccacttaggttctgacttgggtttttgtagaaatgttttacctaaagcttcatccccaggctgtctgtcatgtgcctgaatgtcagaTGGTACTGGCTGAAACCAGGGAGCCTGATTTTGTGAAGCCTTAAGCTGCTCCTGTAAAGCTAGTACATgttgtgtcacttgttcatctctaacaggctggtcttagcaggggtgTAAGGCCCTGGTATGGCTCAATGTCTCCCAAagggaatttctgctggtgttgccCCTCTGGGTTgtcatggggcatttcaaacatcccatagagctaagttcaatgcctctggccattttagagctctgtgtgtgtgtgtgtgcatattcttgctattttttcttttaatgttctgttcattctttctacttgtcctgcaaactgtgggtgataagggatatgcaggtttctctctctccctagGGATGTGTATAGTTGCTTGATTatgtttgctgtgaaatgggtAGCCCTGTGTGACTGCAttgcttctggaaccccatatctgggtaggatttcttttagttAGGTTTTTACCACCCCTCCTGcctcagcctttcttgttgggaagtCCTCTCCCCAGTCTGATGACTGATCTATCACTGACAAGTGTTTCTACCCATTGGTGGATGGCATATCCGCGAGGTCTAgttgtagcctttgaaaagggaaggaggcccatggttgtccccctaactctgagcttggtttgctgctggagaccttttggcaggttgggcagctatccgttattctttctgcagctgcataaattcctggtttGGCCCATGCTTTCTGTGTCTGGTTAGCTACTGCCtgggctcccccatgagctttattaTTAAACCACCTAGCTACAGTAATTACTTTGTTGGGGTGGGTAGAATGTTTTCCCCCAAGTGTCCATATTctattgtcattttgttttttcccattgtttcttctctgctcctgagcagtccttttcGTGCATGGTTTTGGGGTGTATTAAATTCAGCCATTCACTCTGGTTCCTGATTGGAGCTGCAACCACACAGTCTCTCaaaggttgttgggctgcagcctttgcagtggtgttggctaaagcatttcctttcctaatttctgtagtgtccttagtacGGACTGGGCAGTGCATCACAGCAATTTCTTCAGGCAGCTGGACTGACTCTAGCAAATCGCGtggtttcttctccattagccacTTTCTTTCCTGACTATGTGAAAAGTCCTTGTTCTTTCCAAAACATCCCAGTTGCATGAcataccccaaaggcatattgagAGCTGGTGTAGATGatgacttgctttccttttcccaggtgCGCTGCctgtgtcaaggctactagttctgctccttgcacactcatTTGTGTGAGAAGCGGTTCAGCCTCTATCACTtgttcctggctgactacagcatacccagtttGTCGCTGTCTGTGCAGCTAGTAGGATGAGCCCATCTACAAATAGAACTAGATCtgagttttgcaaaggaacatcagttaaaggGGTTGTTGGCTTACTcgaagtgtgcattacctgctcatgTTGGACATGTTtctctccatcatcaggcagaggtattagggcTGCTGCATTCAAGGCATTGCCTCTTTTCAAGACTACAtgatctgccatgaggaggatcaaTTCATATCTGTGTGCCTGTTGTGGCAACAATGCTTGGGTTGCATGTTGTTTTAGCAGTATCTCCCCTTTGTGTGGGACAAACAgttacagggtgtcccagaatggGAGGGTGGCTGCTCTCCACTAGTGCTGCTGCCACAGATTTggtgcaggctggtgcccctgctgcagccTAATCTAGTTGAGCAGAATAACATGCTACTggtctctggtggggtcctaattCTTGCattattactctgctggcaatccccttaggTCCATATATGTACAAATCGAagggctttgtctaatctgggagCTGGACagcaggtgcagatgccaaagctcctttcatagtgctgaaagcttgctctcttttggggccctgtgcaatgggttctgcttcttcattctgGGTTGCCTCTGCcaggggttttgttaattctcccaacccaggaatccatggtgtGCAAAATCCCCCAGCTGCAAGGAATCCTTGCAACTGTTTCTTTGTTCCTGGAGGTGGGAGATTTATTACAGCATCTCCTCTTTCTGGGTCTAGTAGTTGTTGCCCTTATTTCAGAATGAGCCCCAAGTATTCTACTtccttttgacacagctggagactaGATGGAGATGCCTGGTGACAGTTTTCTGCCAAAGCAGTGCAGAGATGTACAGAGTCTATTAGACAGGTATCTTCATCTCTACTTGCTATCAGCAAGTCATCTACATACTACACTAGAGCTAATGTGGATTACCCCCAGTAATTTGATATCCTTTACATCCTTCTCCAGTatttgtggaaaaaaggggtGGGAGACCCTGTGAAACTTGGTGGGAGGTGTGTCCATGTTAATTGTTGCCCTTTCCCTGTAAAAGCAAATAAGGGTTGGCTACTTTGTTGGCTGCAAACTCTTGGAGCATGGTCTGGGGTACTAGGATCTGCTAGTGAGAGTGTCACCTTTGGTGgggttcccttcctccctcctttctggcttgaatgctcctgtgcccatgcccagttatcccaaatggACCAGTAATCTGTTTGAGCTGGAAACCTCTCTTCTAGATGATGTTGCAGGAAAGCTACTGTTTCCTCATCAGAAGTCCCTTCTGCTGGCCACTGTTGTGCTGGATTACCATCTGTTGCGAAGGGCCACTCTTCCTGCCATAATGTAACTGTGTGCCTTTTTGACAAGCCAACTGTACCATCAGTCTTTTACAATTTTCCTGTGCctcagctaagggcatccccttctcCCTGCCAGGTACATTCCCCATTGCCTGGGTGATGCCTTGTGCCACGCGGGGTTTATCCTGCATCTCAGAAACACTTTCCAGGGAAGTTGCTGCCCCGACTGGTTTCTCTGCCTAGATACTGAGAAGGGAGGTGATGCGGAGACACCATTTTGCAGGTGCTACAGGGCCCatgtctgcagctctgggactCCCTGGCAATAAGGAAAAGCAAGGCCAACCTGTTCCTTTCTGGGCTGCGTCCCCAGGGCGACAGAGCGGAGATCTACCGAGAGCTGGAGAGAGTCTTGCAGGGCGATGACGGCCGCGTGCAGAGCGCTGTCCTGGCCAGAGTGATCGCAGCGGCCTCGAGGGACATGAGAGTGGCGCaggtgagctgctcctctctgaaggcagccagAGGCGCCTGGCTAGAGCCGGGTTTGGTAAAATGTAGGAGGGCTCTGAGGACCTGTGTCTAGCACTAAGCCCTGTCAGAGGCTCCCAGAccccctgtgacagctccttccccgcgGATGCTGCTCCGCGATAGCAAAGGCCGtatccagccctgctgcagagggagcgcagagcaggagcagctgcctgtgccagcggcgcctgcgcccagggctggtggcggagctgggacgtgcagggccacgatttctgcaccagcaagtGTTTCCTGGAGGCAGAGGCCTTGGGGACTCATCGCTGCAGTGGATTTGGGGGGCGATACCTGGAGCTGTgcggggaggtggccaaggcaggaaccgagagctggaggcaggcgatCGCTGCCGGCGCCTTCAGCCTTTCTCCCGCTCTCGCCAGGGTGTGACGGAGGAGGTGCGGATGGCCGCCAGCGACGTCCTGGTGGCTCTGGCCCACTCCCACTTTGATAGCGTCATGTACGAGCTGCAGTGCCACCTGAGGGCCCTGGGAGAGATCTCCGAGGACCTCGTGTTCATCACCTTGGGCAAGCTGGCCAGCAGCTACGGTAGGGCCCGTCAGCCTCTGGCTCGGGGCTGTGGTCTGCGgtacccgggagaagggatcttCCCCGATCTCCCCAAAATGTTCCATGCTGAACCGGAGGCTGCAAGGTTTCGGTGCCCCTCGCTGACTGccggggctggctctgcccccgccgccctcccaggccccctgaagggctgccccgcaccccaCTTGGGGCAGGCACCAGCACCCCATCGAGTCCCGCCAAGCCGTCCCCATGccggggcctgccccagcccctggggcagctctggtgcccccctggccccccggCGCATCGCCAGGGGCCCAGCAGCctgggggctccccccgccgtgctgccccggggctcccccgcgcgCTGTCCCGGCTCCCAGTGATGACGGCCGCTCTCTGcgcctctgccctgccctctctgcagccctgcggtgcgtccccttcgtgggcatgacgctcttcgccctgcgcacgatgctgagccaggtggggagcagccggaccctgcgcgccgtctgcagcggtgagtgtcggccccgcgggcaggggcagggccggggcagcctcggcgcctctgctgctgtgctttgCTCCCGGTGCGACCTGCCgggctctgagctctgccccggctccctcccgcctgctgcgtgcagggcgggctggttttggggggttttgggagAGAGGGCGAGTGTTTGGGACGGCTGGGGCAGGGACGCAGGGGGAAGCACAGGAAGGGAAcacggctgggaggaggaggaggaggaggtgtgatggggaggaggagagcaacagcgcAGCGTTTCCATCAGGGCATCTCCGAGCACCGCGCGGCTTGTGCCTGGGGCCGGACCCGGTCTCGGAtggagccgcggcgagcggggggctgcggccgagggcaggctggggcggcaGAGCAAGGTCTCGTCCCcgccacaggctctgccctgatcCTTCTGCCCTCTCGCCGCAGTCCTGGAGCAGTGGTCGAAGGCCGTGAACACCTACCTGGGCGCCTGGGAGCAATGCAGCTTCCCGCGCATGGGgcaggcccagctctgcagcagcgttTCCCCGCTCTTCCACCATGTggtggggagctggctgggctgcgaggaggaggaggtgagagcggcTGCCGTGCCGGCCCCGCGATTCCAGGGGCCTTTgggcggggccggggtggggaTGTGCCCTCTCCTCTGGAGCAAGGCCTTCtcctccaggggagcagggcactgccTCTCCGTGGGGAGGGCAGACCGTGTCGGGGTGGAAGGACGCTGGGCCCCGCTGAAGAGCgtctcgctgccctccctgcaggccaaGCAGGCCGTCCGGGGGGCGATGGCTGCCATGATGGGCCTCCTTGTGCGCGAGGAAGAGCACCACGAGTGCGtgtgggagcagctcccctggctcctgggccagtacCAGCAGGTCCAGGACACTTTCCGGGTGACCAAGGTGAGGCGTTATGTGGGGCACAGTAAGGCTGTGGGGTCTGTGCGTGTGCCGCGAGGtgttgggggtctgtggggtgtctgGAGGAGCCGGGAGCCCTTGAGAAGaaagggggagagcaggggaggcttgAGGCCTGCTGGGCTTCTCGGGCAGCGCCAGAGCAGCCCAGGTGGGGCCGAGAGGGAGCTGAGCATCCCTGGGGCTGACCTCCttgagaagggagggtttttttccagggGGCTGGAATTTCATCACAGAAACGCTGGGTTTCCTTTCTTAAGACGTTGCTTTAGGTGACAGCCCCACTCTTCTTCCCACCCCCGTTCCCTTGCAGGCTCTGAGTTATTTTCTGGCGGTTTTGGGGGAAGTGCAGATCCCCATCCCCCAGGACGAGGTCCAGGCCATCGGCACCGCTGTGCACCGCCAGGTAAGGGCAGCCTGACCCCGTACTGCCTGCGCTGGGTGCAGCAGACCTGACCCACGGGgacaggaaggtcctgctggGCGGCCGGGCAGAGTGTCCTTGCGGCGGGACCTACCTTAAGGCCAGGTCTATGCAGATATTTGGGGGTCGCCTCCTATGCTGGGGTCTAGAGGCTGCTGTAGCCAAAGCCCCCGGGGAGACAAGAGCGGAGgcagcagtttcttttcagtcCCCTCGGAGCTGATGCTCTTCTCTCTAAAGCGccccttgttcccacagctcagtgatgggagcaagcagcacagcgGGGAGCAGCGGTCGGAGCTGTCCTCCTgcgtcctgctgctgggtgaggggaggagaCTCCGCGGGACACCGCTGTGCCCTTGCTGCTCTCTCCCTACTCTCTGGCTGACGCAGAGCACGACTTTTCCCTTGCAGCCCGAGTTTGCCCTGAGGACACGGTGGCCTTTCTGCGCTCACAGCTGGGGAGTGGGAGCGAGGCCACTCACGTGGTGTCCTTGGATCTGCTCAGAGCCCTGGTGCGCCCCACAGGTCAGTGCCGCGGGGCGCAGTGAGGCCGGCCAGGGGTttgggctgccgggctgggggcagacaTGACTGCAAGTGATGCACAAACGCCCGAAACGAGCTGCAAAGTGCGTGTTCCCCAGCCGAGCTGCCAcgcagctgcagggacagggatgagatGAGGCAGCTGTAAATGGCGACGCACCGGTGACAGCACTCGACGCTTGGTGATGGGGCCGGGACATGAGCTACTTGTACCCATCGCATTTCTGCAGCACTCTGTGTTGTTAAAACAGTCGGTCCCGTCACCCAGTTGTGTCTGTAAACAGAGTCACTGGgggactctgctgcttcctcggcCGTCACAGTCTTGTCCTGGGTTTTCTGTGCCGCTCGTGTGTGAGCGAGCTGGGAGctttggcagctccctgctgaaatgagggctctgcctgagcgcccgcctctccccgtcttttccagcagcagagagaggccagagcctgcccctgctcGTGCAGGCGGTGCGCTGCGCGCTGGGAGACTCCAGCAGGAAGGTGAGCTGGTTGGCGCAGGGCGGCACCGCGGTGGGCagcagagaaagcttttgctgggggcagagcctggccagcccctggcagggctgctgctgggggtcgaGCCTAGGGGAGCGTTTCCCCGTGGAAATGTTGCTGcgtggcagtggctgtgggagcaGCGGGGCCTCCTGCACCCCCACGGTCTCCCCGCGGGGCACAGGGGCTGGATGGGTGTGAAGGCGTCTGCCCCGGGCTTTTGAGCAGAGGAGGGTAACTGCAATGTGCTCCGTGGCAGGTGGCGAGGGCAGTTCTGCGCTTCaccaaggagctgctgggctgcagcgtcCAGAGCTGCTCGGCCTGGGATCTGGTGGCCCACGTCTTCGCCGCGTTCAGCCAGGCCTCCGGCAGACTGGTGAGGGCAGAGCGTGACGCTTCGgctttgctgtgtgcctggggtgtcCGGGGAGCCCCTGCGGGCGCCCTGGCaatggggagccccccccccagcagggctgcagtcccCGGTGCAGAGGGCCGAGCGGCATCCCCACCGCCGTTCCTGGGGGGATCTCGGAGGAGGCTGGGGGAGTgctttggcctcccaccagcacaTAACAAATCCGACTGCGGTGCTTGGGCCGTGACTCCGCTGGGCCGTGCGTGCTGCCGTTTCAGCGCTGTTACTGAGTACAGCCCCGCCGCAGGGCAACCTCCTTGCATCGGCTTGGTGCCACTGCGGCATCACTTGGGCCCTGGAGGAGCTCGTAATCCTGACACCCCGACTAACGATGCTGGCGACCGCCCTGAGGAGCAGCGAGTCTCCCTGGTCGCAGCCTGTTTAGTGCTTCCTTCACCTGGGATCTGGCCTCTCCTGTGggactttctgctctctcctgcctccggagatgggggcTCCCAGGGGAGCATCACGATAGTGCTGGGTGGTTCATGCTTCACCtcccatctcagggacaggggctGATGCTGGTGTTGTCCCAACTGTGTCTTGCAGGCGCAGAGAAAGCTGTCTCAAGCAGAAGCGCaggaagcagcagatcttcaagcCCTGTGCTTGGACATCCTGCGCTCTCTGGATGTCTCCGTCCGGGGGATGACCAAAGTAAGTCGTcctgcgccctgctgctgcctccctgccccactcTCCCCAAAGTGCTCCCCAAGCAGCCCCTTAGGCGCACAAGGTGAGTGGAAATGCAGAGCGTCGTTTCCATCTCAGAGCTGAAACGAGCTTGAGCTGGCACGGAGGTGGGAGCCGCAACGTGCTGAATGGCCTCGttcttccctgcagctcctgtggccgcgGCTGCTGCAGTACGTGGTGCCAGCCCAGTACGCCGGCACGTTGGTGCCGCTCTGCCGGTGCCTGCGAGAGCTGGCCGAGagccgggggagagcagggggcgaGGACGGAGAGGAGGAGCCCGATGTCGTGGCCTCCTGGGAGCGAGGTAGGAAGCCGAAACTCTCGCCGTGAGCCGTGTCAGGCTGTGCCGGGGGCCCGTGGGCCGCGTGGGGGCTGCCCagcctgggcaggggcaggataTGGCGGGTCGCGCCGCTCTCACCGGCCTTTCTGTCTCCTCACAGCCAAGCTGCCGaggccgcaggccctgctggctcgcctgctggtgagtaggGGCCCCGGGGAAAGCGCTTTCAGGGGCTGGAGGTGACGGGAGAGGTCGGGGCAGAGCTGTGTCGCAGGCCAGGGCCAGCAGCCCGCAGGGAGGAAGAGGCGTGCGAGAGCGAGTCGGAGCCTCCCTGGCCCCGCGGGACCCTGCTGCTGCGCGGGGGAGAAGCCGGTGGCGCCAGGGAGAAGCTCCCAGCTGGGCCGGGGCCAGGCAACCGCCCtccctgtggggagaagctgcggctcctccggccgccccgagcccaggtctcgcctgccctctcccaggtggTTGCGGCAGCTCCTCACGCCGGCTGCAGCGTcgctgccctgcggctgctgcaggCCCTGTCCACAGAGATCCACAGCGCCGTGGGGATGGTGTGGGCCATGAAgatccccttcctgct
Protein-coding sequences here:
- the LOC135328253 gene encoding maestro heat-like repeat-containing protein family member 2B, with the translated sequence MVVKGFFEYLLAFDVENLPSTSKKLYLPRCAGDRAEIYRELERVLQGDDGRVQSAVLARVIAAASRDMRVAQGVTEEVRMAASDVLVALAHSHFDSVMYELQCHLRALGEISEDLVFITLGKLASSYALRCVPFVGMTLFALRTMLSQVGSSRTLRAVCSVLEQWSKAVNTYLGAWEQCSFPRMGQAQLCSSVSPLFHHVVGSWLGCEEEEAKQAVRGAMAAMMGLLVREEEHHECVWEQLPWLLGQYQQVQDTFRVTKVRRYVGHTAERGQSLPLLVQAVRCALGDSSRKVARAVLRFTKELLGCSVQSCSAWDLVAHVFAAFSQASGRLAQRKLSQAEAQEAADLQALCLDILRSLDVSVRGMTKLLWPRLLQYVVPAQYAGTLVPLCRCLRELAESRGRAGGEDGEEEPDVVASWERAKLPRPQALLARLLVVAAAPHAGCSVAALRLLQALSTEIHSAVGMVWAMKIPFLLQCLEGQSESCLDSAEWEQLLLKFLRTSLETIESQAWTMGLSVELSQQTGSYPWLSRKQAFLYKAVGVSLAACQHVPYVRREMKKHLSRTNYLEASEREAMISVLAGSAESHFHLALEVVQEFGASMEERPVSGAFKRLKEYHQGKRAGRHMALVLAYGQIALCAPPEQLLARVESDVVGRILQHYRASCQVLGFSFSTKGETSFGPFGSMVGLLAPFTCDSLAT